Genomic segment of Arachis hypogaea cultivar Tifrunner chromosome 16, arahy.Tifrunner.gnm2.J5K5, whole genome shotgun sequence:
acattagaaTACTATTTTTTCAAAGACTTCTCTATAAACAACATTGATGATTGAATTTGCAGATATTCCTACATGATTCATaagtaaaacttttaaatttctcttactcttaactcttgaaagtGCCACATATAGTTGGTCATGTGTAAAAATTGGTTTGGGCAAGCACAATCCAACATGAGATAAAGTTTGTCCCTGAGACTTGTTAATTGTCATAGCAAACGATACTATTATAGGAAACTGTCTTCGTTGGAATCTAACTGGGACGGTTTCATTTGTTGGTACCATATTCATTTTTGGAATCAAAGCAATATGACCAACATTATTACCCGTTAAGACTTCACATTCTATGACATGATTTCCAAACTTCCTAACTTGTAGCCTTGTACCATTACAAAGACCACTGAATTGGTCAATATTCCTCAGTAACATCATCGGAACACCAATCTTGAGTATTAACTTATGTGGAGGCAAACCAGAGCAATTTATGCTATTCAGTAATTCAGGACCATAGAGATCTAGTTGACTCTCCATATTTCCTTCATCCATACAAATAGAATCCGAACTAAGATATAATTTTTCCCCTTCAGGAATGATAGCCATCAGATGGTTGTTGACCTCTTCAACGATGTCTATTGTGGGAGCCAGTATAGTTCTTGCTTTCAAAAAAATCCTTTGAggacatatttttcaaaatatttggataagaaaaatgaaccaactcatcaaatgccTGGTCCAAagaaggaataacaatatctccTGGAAGACATATCTCAGATTCACCATCCATATTGTCACCTATTAGACCATCACCAACTTTCAATAATCACTCACCAAATTGCTCTGTCTCATCTTGATCTGAAGCAGTCGTCTCTACAGAGAGTCTCATGttttttgttagtttgagcaCCTGACAAAACTTCCAAAGGTAAGACGAATTCACGGTTGAATGAACGATATCTTGTCTCGATTCTCGTGGAATGACAGGAAGAATTTGTCTAAAGTCTCCACCTAGTACAATCATTTTTCCTCCAAAGGGCAAATCTTTGCTATATGTTGGAGAACACCTCATGATATCACCCAAGCATTTATCAGGCACTTCATAGCAGTACCTACTAACCATTGGAGTCTCATCCCAAATTATAAGTTTGACTTTTAACAGCAACATTGCTTGAGGGAAACCAAGTTTGATGTTACATACAGAATCCTCAGTTATGTTCAGCGGTATTTTGAACCTTgagtgttgatgagcggataatttatacgctttttggcattgtttttagtatgtttttagtatgatctagttagtttttagtatatttttattagtttttagctaatattcacttttctggactttactatgagtttgtgtgtttttctgtgatttcagatattttctggctgaaattgagggacctgagcaaaaatctgattcagagactgaaaaggactgcagatgctgttggattctgacctccctgcactcaaagtggattttctggagctacagaagcccaattgacgcgctctcaacggcgttggaaagtagacatcctgggctttccagcaatatatgatagtccatactttgctcaagatttgatggcccaaaccggcgttcaaagtcaccctcagaaatcccag
This window contains:
- the LOC140180303 gene encoding uncharacterized protein; translated protein: MVSRYCYEVPDKCLGDIMRCSPTYSKDLPFGGKMIVLGGDFRQILPVIPRESRQDIVHSTVNSSYLWKFCQVLKLTKNMRLSVETTASDQDETEQFDIVEEVNNHLMAIIPEGEKLYLSSDSICMDEGNMESQLDLYGPELLNSINCSGLPPHKLILKIGVPMMLLRNIDQFSGLCNGTRLQVRKFGNHVIECEVLTGNNVGHIALIPKMNMVPTNETVPVRFQRRQFPIIVSFAMTINKSQGQTLSHVGLCLPKPIFTHDQLYVALSRVKSKRNLKVLLMNHVGISANSIINVVYREVFEKIVF